The genomic region ATTAGAACATcgtttttgaaaaattaatgcaGCAACTAAATTAGTGAGAGCGAAAACAAAATacaatacaaaaataattgaataaataaaaaaaacataataattcatataaataatttaggatattatatatattttttattcttaatGTTTCTACTCTCTAtcttaattaaatatatttatacaaattatattggaataacaaaaaaaatatatataataacatatatttatatatataggcAAATGTagatattaatttttttagtttttttttgataataaatataattaattatcTATAGacaaaatatagaaaaaaaaaataaatataatagaaaaaaaataaatataataaagcaTCATATTAGAAAGATGGATGCACGTGAAAATGGATATGGTAATATATGATTGAATAGCActcaaaattttaattatgtgatataaatagttggcaaaaaaactttatatatccatatacgcatattgttatatttgctttattttatatttataacttcattttcatttcatAGATGAAATAAACAATACTTTAAATGAATCTTTAGATGATTCAACAGTATTTAGTGGAAATGAACTACGTACTATTGGAACGGATACAAATGATCAAATTTATGAGAATAGAACTTCTGAGGATGCCACAACAGGAGAGGCAACCCCTAGAATTAACCGTCGACATAACGTCCTTTTAATCATTTCAATTGTAACTAGGCTAGTTGCAAATGTAAGTAGTAATTGGTGATTCTATTTTCGATTTACACTTTTcgctttatatttttcgatTTACATTTTTCCTTTTGAAACAGCAACTGCTGAGGCAGCAAAGTAGAGGTTTAACAAATCACATCTtggataataatatgagtGTGTTTTTTCATTTGGATTGGGatcaaaataatgtaaTCAGTTTACCTGAAAGTAATATGTTAGGAATTAATCAAAACCttgaaaatgaaacaaGTTTGAATAATACTTCTGAAATTCAAAACGGTAATGAATCAGAACCCTCTGATGCATCTActtttgtaaataatagAGAGGATGAAAGTGAATCTGAAAATATGTCAAGAAATGGATATGAGTATATACCTggtaatgaatataattataatagaCATGCAGAAGACGACACAACAGAATTATTATCTAGTTCAGAAACAGAGTATATACGTTTATTAGAAGGAGGTGCATCATCTTCTCTATACGTTCAATCaagtgaaaataatttacgGGGTTCTATAACGAATACACCTATTAATCAAAAAAGTGATAATCGTGATAATGGGTTCTCAGAATTAATTCGTATTTTGGATGGCGACTATTCTTATGATCATGAAACAGAACGTTTTGAATATACATATTCACCAGAAAATAGAACTATAGAATTCACACCAATAAGTTCTTTAACATTATCAAGAAATCAATATgatgattataataatgcaGTATTTGCTGATAAACAGTTAATAGAAGGGAATGGAAGTATAGCTAATTCTGTTGATTCCGACGATTATGATTATGATTATGAACAtgaatatgaaataatGGAAGCAAGACGAAACTTAAATACAAATCGTATTCCTATTAATGATATTTATAGATTTGCTAGTTTTACTATTCCGAATAATtcaaacaataatatatcttttaatatttctgaaaattattatgatgatgatatatttttctataatgATAGGGAGTATGCTATTGGAAGGGAAAGTTCAAGAattaatcaaaataattataatactATAAATTATGGAAATGTTAGTTATGGATATGACGATGATGATGATGGTTATGATTATGAATTTGGAAATTTCGAATTTACATATTCAAGACCTAATTATATGTCATACAGGGGTGATGGTATGATTTCTTTAGATGACCCTATTGAATTTGATAATGatgatttaaatatatctaataatataaattcacAGCCCTCTATAGATCATGAAACAAATTATAGAAACAATATGACTTTGAGACGCCCATCAACTGAAGAATTCACTTTTGGAAATACCCCACCAAGTgctttttctttaaatacCACACcatcaaataataatatggatAATGATGATGATGATATAGAAATATTGAATGATGTAACAATTGGTAACGATGCATTTGATGAAGTTGATTTAAATCGTGAACCTATGAGTAATATAAATTGGGGTAGATTTATGTTTAATGATGCAACTATTAATGGGACATCATTTAATGATATTGCTTTTACTCAAAATGAGATGGGAAACTATTCTTTTGGAACTTTAAGATCGAGGGATCTATTGTCTAATGTAGATGCAAACCCTGATAATATAGAGAATCttgatattaatatatctGATTTTATAAGTTTAGATAATGGCAATGATGGTTCTGATTCTGAATTACAACCTATACTTGTTGGAAAAGAAAACTCATATGAATCTGACAATGGAAGTAACGGGTCAGAATATTATGATACCATTTCTGCTTTCGGTcataataatgatgaagGCGATTCTGGATCTGatgaatattttgaatctgcaaataatatagaacCCATTCAATCTTGTTCGACTTCAACAACAGCAGAGAgttgtaataaaaatagtaacaACACTTGTAgaattaaagaaaattgtgaaaaatctttaaattcaaatatCCGATAAGAATCAAAAATTTTGTATCTATATAATGAGAATGATGATTTTGTAATTTTGAGTTTTGAACactaaattaattttaaataaaataaataaaaagacCCTCCAAATGGAAGGGTTAAATTTCATGATGCAAACCATCATGtatgaaatataattaaaaatttatttatatgggAAACAAAATGTGCcaatattaaatttgtgtagtatttttgtttctattttcttaaaaatatgccGAAATTGACTATtgctttttatatacatacaaaaatgtttatttatttatttatttatcatttttttacataaatgccaaagtatttatttttttatctatttCCCACTTATTTtagtataatttttattcctttttCATACTGATTTTTATTcgtgaatatataattcacTATATCTTACTTTTGAAGTTTAATcctaaaaaattaaaactcaaaatatgcatataactatgattaatatttaagccggtttttttataattgtcAAAGTGTTTGTATATCATAAATGCATTGATTTTCGATATTATTGTATGgtggaaatataaaaagaaaaataaatttattgaaatatatagataGTATATATCAGAACATAAAGGTGGGTGCTGGTCATTAtgatgtaaaaaaatacaaaaaaatataaataaaattgaaaataattatccaaataagcatataaattaaaaaaatataaatttcatgaaaaataaagtctataaataataagatgaaaaaaattggaTGTCTAGAAGGCAAGAATAAAGGAAATAATTCGctctttaatttttgatattCATACTCTTATTCcatttataatatgttaCAACGATTTATGAGAATTGAATTGAATTGAAAGtgtgaatatattaaataaaatatatgatggATAAAATATGGGAAAAAGAGATGAATAactttgaaaaaaaaaaaacgttAAATGCctattgaattatttttcatctacagaaacaaatattttggacaattttaaaataatatcggaaatataaatataaatttttaaagtGTTTGAAAATCATTCATCAGGTTTATGTTCATTtgtgttatatatattaaatgtattagtaaaatcaatattattttgattaaaatttaaataattttcataatttataatatttttatcatttaagAATAGTTCATTTTCATCTAAATCGTCAAACTGTATATTGCTatctttataaaaaaacgatATTCCATATTGTGCCCCTGAAATATCAATAGGTTCAATTATTTGTGTATTTGCTTGTGAAAATTCACAATCTGTATCATTATTACAATATTCCTTAGAATAAATTCTGGATTCTATAATTTCTCTATAATAGCCTTCTTTTTTAGATTCttcataaatttttgataaagcttttaaaaaaacatcaATTGAGCATTTATTGAACAATGATCTAACATATGCATTTACATATGTATCTATAACTGTTATGAATCGATCAAATATACGCGTTGTTAAtctgaataaaaatatactataATCAAAGAAGCAATAATATACActtaatgtatatataaaagattTTAAAGAAACCCCATGAACAGTGGCAAATAAAGCTTGAAAATCGAAATAGAATGCACTTGGTTTATTTTCTGGTTTATCAATTGGTATCCAATCCGTTTGTTTTTGTAATTCTTCTGGTAAATGATTTGGGAAAAAATATCCATttctatataataaattaccagacatatatatagatttATAAAGAAGTGTAAGCATAATTGCCCCATTATCTAGTGCCCGTCCCTTAAATGCTGTAAATATGTTTTGACCCGGATTAGCAATTTCATTAGTtagttttttataatacccaaataaaattataggTACAAATTTTCTATCAATAAAATCATTTAGTTTTTTGAAGGAATAATAATTAGGGCCTGTTATAGCTTGATATTCACATAACATgcttaaattatttaaattataaatagcAAAAAGTTCTGATGTTAGTTTAAACATGTTAgctaaaataaatgttttaccatattttaattgtaCTGTTggtttttttatatataaaggaaAAAAGACATTTAATAGACTATCTATCATACtattgttatataaatattcaaatcTTAAATGCGGTTCTTCATGTACAATCATTCGTAACATATTTGCTTTTCCATATATTGTGTCGAGTTTATCTACATGTTTActtattttaataacaaACATGATGTGAAATATTGAAAACAATGTTTTCTCGAAAAATCGCGATGCCAATGATTCGTGAATTTCTTGATATCTTTCTTcttttgataattttgaGTAGTTGTTTCGAACGTTGAAAAAGAAGATGTTGTTCATACTCTGGAAAAggagcaaaaaaaaattgaataaatgaaaaaggaGCAAAAGTATGAGGAGATATGTTCTGTGAAAATTAACTTACCACAGCATCGTTTCGGCgatgagaaaaaaaactgtgttgaatttttttgaataataatCGAACAGTTTGCATAAAAGATACTTCggtgaaaatatttttattcataatataaatactatGTAATTCTTCTACTATTTCTTTTAGAagttttttgtttatagtATATGCATATAGTATACCAAACTTATAATAGTTAAGTTGATTCCCCAATAAAccatgaaaataataaaatgttctatcttttaatatttgtatttttggAGTAGATGAAAAGAATTTGTTGTATATCAAAACATCCCCAGAGAAAAATACTTTATCAAACTTTTTGATATAAAGTTCATAGGAATCCCTCATTACcataattttgttatttatattgaatatgtcatgatatttatataaatttataacatGTTTTTGATTAAAGTTTTGAACATATGCATcagttataatttttttcacaaatAAAGTccacatttttaattttgatgCTAAAAATTCCCTCCTTTCACGTTTTCCAGGTAAATTATAACGTcctttattatcatcataaTTAACCATAGTAAACCCTGTTAGGTAATTCATAAACCAatctttaaatttattttcaattagCATTGTTAATCCATATGGATGACTATTTTTCAAAGGCTTTTCATttagataataaaaaaagtctAATTGTAATATTGAATTAATGTGCATAACGAATCGTATgctatttttcattttttcgattgtttctttttttactttaCTTTCTAATTCTGTAAATGGATAAAAGAGTGAATATTAATCCGATGAATATAAgaaatgcaaaaaaaaaaaaaaaattattttgtcatttttaaaatttaccATTTAACAAAGATGCagctttattttttcgaacataatgaataataaatttctttaaatatGATGGGTACCAATGGAATGTTATCATATTTAGTTTGGGTTTAGTTTCATTATATAGATTTAGAAACATAGCATTTGATATTGTGTTATTATGTATGTCTGAAAATGGAATGGAGATTATGAAACATAGATGTGTAATGAATATGAAGAAAAGGGATGAAGAAGTGTGCCTCTCTTTTGGATTGGCATTtgttaattatttaaagaaaaaaatattttattaatttaccCTGATATGTTGTCATTCTAAATAAGAATAGAAAAGTAAACCAATTTAAATCGtgcattaaaaaattatcataacTTTCGTAAATGTGCATTTTATCTGTTAAGTTCCTTAAAACATTTACATTCAAAACGTGTGttatataattgtaatatttttgtaacaTAGGAATTCCATCTTGAGTTCGATCTGTTAAgtgaataaaaattaataaataattaatatgatgaaaaaattgaaaatgttTGGAGTAAAAGTAAAGAAAGTATCTATtgtcaattttttattttttctatttttttatgatcagttatatattactatttatgTAGAATAGTGCCCCTTCACATATACTACACTGAGAgttatcataatttttaatagcaaatatattttttattttattttttaaagtgGTTGATTTTCTAGAATAGCAAACTTTGTAACCTATAGAAAGTAATGaatcataataaatatgttttaatgaaaagctaaaataaaattttaaaggCAAAGattcataatttatttccttGAAAAGTGTATTTGTTTGGTTTACATTTTactaaattattataaagtTCCGCTATTTCTCGGCTTTCGATATAAGCAAGTTGGATTGCTATAAAGGTTGTAAAGGTGTGTAAAATATGATGTTTGTTTGAATATATagatttttttgtaataaaattggacattttattttatgttaaGCAATTTTTGTTTACCATTATAGTATCCTGGTAGATATAAGGAGCTAACAAATGCGCTAGAATTGCCagctaaaaaaaaaataaatgtttttaaattagaaaatatttgaaaacaAAGGATagttatgtatatacaaaCTGTTTTTAGAATGtgtataaaaatggaataaaatataaaattttgttttactTAAAATTccaattaaatttaaaatatgtgcATAAATAACTTGATCTTGATTAAActcattataatattttgtaaaataataataattagtATATACACTATATGGATTGTTTTTCTCAATTTTTTCTATGAAATAGTCACTAAATTTCTGATTATTATCTataaaatcatattttttactgtTTTCCTGTTTAAATTGTGGAcctttgtatatattacattCATTACTCTTTTTACACATAAagctaaaaaatatttgttttaaagAATCTGtatctaaaaatatttgcatATTCAAATTTAGAATGCTAGcctttttaaataattcaatttgatatgtattatattgaTGTATAAGAAATTCTAATACTGAACAATCTTGGGAAGATGATGCGATTCTGCTTTTTAcaatagtattttttttattaatctTATTTTTTGGGGGGTATGAATCATCACATATTAAATCTAAAGCCTTAAACCGATCGTCAGGTGTGAATTGCAATATCATTCCCCATGTATAAAACCGTAGATCTCCATTTACAAagtattttttgaaatgtTTGAATGCCATTTTGAGGGTGATAAAATGACCAAGCGCTGCAAAACGAAAAGGGGCGAAAATGACAGAAATGGTAGAAATGACAAAATGGGGAATGCAGAAAATGTATAGCGCACCTATATAATGGGCTCCGAtatgattatatatgcCTATGTCATAATAATTAGATATAGCATCTTggtttttcatatattcaATATCAGGTTcataagaaaataatatttctttgtagtcattattatattcattgaTATCGGTATTTTGGGGTATTTGATTTTTGACTTTGAGAAATTTTGATGAATATAGCATATTTTCACgaattacattttttaatttagaAGTGGAATAATCATgatttttactttttttatgatcataaataaaaaaattatttaatttgtatAAGGCTTGTTTTAtgtctttattttttttatactcATA from Plasmodium berghei ANKA genome assembly, chromosome: 8 harbors:
- a CDS encoding cytoadherence linked asexual protein 9 — translated: MINWFVLSSIFYIVILFLRNAYCFYIEENINELKKVIDNDLLYSELNRLQDMLLYTIEHDVLKLPIKKDNIKYEYISDNFKEILIQDKTSNKNESYLVLNHNATVEDVINYEHILKEQVALEYDPSISDKIKNKILIVRTLKIVKFMLVPIYEYKKNKDIKQALYKLNNFFIYDHKKSKNHDYSTSKLKNVIRENMLYSSKFLKVKNQIPQNTDINEYNNDYKEILFSYEPDIEYMKNQDAISNYYDIGIYNHIGAHYIALGHFITLKMAFKHFKKYFVNGDLRFYTWGMILQFTPDDRFKALDLICDDSYPPKNKINKKNTIVKSRIASSSQDCSVLEFLIHQYNTYQIELFKKASILNLNMQIFLDTDSLKQIFFSFMCKKSNECNIYKGPQFKQENSKKYDFIDNNQKFSDYFIEKIEKNNPYSVYTNYYYFTKYYNEFNQDQVIYAHILNLIGILTGNSSAFVSSLYLPGYYNAIQLAYIESREIAELYNNLVKCYKVCYSRKSTTLKNKIKNIFAIKNYDNSQCSICEGALFYINNRTQDGIPMLQKYYNYITHVLNVNVLRNLTDKMHIYESYDNFLMHDLNWFTFLFLFRMTTYQDIHNNTISNAMFLNLYNETKPKLNMITFHWYPSYLKKFIIHYVRKNKAASLLNELESKVKKETIEKMKNSIRFVMHINSILQLDFFYYLNEKPLKNSHPYGLTMLIENKFKDWFMNYLTGFTMVNYDDNKGRYNLPGKRERREFLASKLKMWTLFVKKIITDAYVQNFNQKHVINLYKYHDIFNINNKIMVMRDSYELYIKKFDKVFFSGDVLIYNKFFSSTPKIQILKDRTFYYFHGLLGNQLNYYKFGILYAYTINKKLLKEIVEELHSIYIMNKNIFTEVSFMQTVRLLFKKIQHSFFSHRRNDAVSMNNIFFFNVRNNYSKLSKEERYQEIHESLASRFFEKTLFSIFHIMFVIKISKHVDKLDTIYGKANMLRMIVHEEPHLRFEYLYNNSMIDSLLNVFFPLYIKKPTVQLKYGKTFILANMFKLTSELFAIYNLNNLSMLCEYQAITGPNYYSFKKLNDFIDRKFVPIILFGYYKKLTNEIANPGQNIFTAFKGRALDNGAIMLTLLYKSIYMSGNLLYRNGYFFPNHLPEELQKQTDWIPIDKPENKPSAFYFDFQALFATVHGVSLKSFIYTLSVYYCFFDYSIFLFRLTTRIFDRFITVIDTYVNAYVRSLFNKCSIDVFLKALSKIYEESKKEGYYREIIESRIYSKEYCNNDTDCEFSQANTQIIEPIDISGAQYGISFFYKDSNIQFDDLDENELFLNDKNIINYENYLNFNQNNIDFTNTFNIYNTNEHKPDE